A stretch of the Bradyrhizobium arachidis genome encodes the following:
- a CDS encoding twin-arginine translocation signal domain-containing protein, whose amino-acid sequence MSDETKAKVGRRDFLRKVGIGTVGAGATLATPLVGSAQADSENNDEKRKARYKESDHVKAFYRVNRYPA is encoded by the coding sequence ATGAGTGACGAGACGAAAGCCAAGGTCGGACGCCGCGATTTTCTGCGCAAGGTCGGCATCGGCACGGTCGGCGCCGGCGCGACGCTCGCGACGCCGCTGGTCGGGTCGGCGCAGGCCGACAGCGAGAACAACGATGAGAAGCGCAAGGCGCGCTACAAGGAATCCGATCATGTGAAGGCCTTTTACCGCGTCAATCGCTATCCGGCTTGA
- a CDS encoding molecular chaperone TorD family protein, translating into MRDDGLDRAIDAAGGIAQLARKIGISQPSVSNWSRVPAQRVVAVEAATGVSRTDLRPDLYSEQAVAAEPLDPIDAARAQEYALLATLLSAPPSKRLLEQLAALTGDATPLGRAHADLARAASDTVAAKIEREYFDLFVGLGRGELLPYASYYLTGFLNERPLSRLRADLTALGIERVANSSEPEDNAAILCEVMAGLAGGSFEASPEAQRAFFEKHVSSWMGRLFADMESAENARFYRAVGALGRALLEIETEAFTFAN; encoded by the coding sequence GTGCGCGATGACGGTCTTGATCGTGCGATCGATGCTGCGGGCGGCATTGCTCAGCTTGCGCGCAAGATCGGCATCAGCCAGCCCTCGGTCTCGAACTGGAGCAGGGTGCCGGCGCAACGGGTGGTTGCAGTCGAAGCTGCGACCGGAGTGTCGCGCACCGACTTGCGGCCGGATCTCTACAGCGAACAGGCCGTCGCCGCAGAGCCGCTCGATCCCATCGATGCGGCCCGCGCGCAGGAATACGCGTTGCTGGCAACACTTCTATCCGCGCCGCCGTCGAAAAGATTGCTCGAGCAGCTTGCTGCATTGACCGGTGATGCGACGCCGCTCGGACGCGCGCATGCCGACCTCGCGAGGGCCGCATCAGATACTGTAGCAGCGAAGATCGAGCGCGAATATTTCGATCTGTTCGTCGGGCTTGGCCGCGGCGAGTTGCTGCCCTATGCCTCCTACTATCTCACTGGCTTCCTCAACGAGCGACCGCTGTCGCGTCTGCGTGCGGACCTGACTGCGCTCGGCATCGAGCGGGTCGCCAACAGTTCCGAGCCCGAGGATAACGCTGCCATCCTGTGTGAGGTCATGGCGGGCCTTGCCGGCGGGAGCTTCGAGGCGTCGCCCGAGGCCCAGCGTGCCTTCTTCGAAAAGCACGTGTCGTCCTGGATGGGACGGCTGTTTGCCGACATGGAGAGTGCCGAAAACGCCCGTTTCTATCGGGCGGTCGGCGCGCTCGGTCGCGCCTTGCTCGAAATCGAGACGGAAGCATTCACATTCGCCAACTGA
- a CDS encoding DUF3306 domain-containing protein, producing MSEEEFLARWSRRKREQRADVAPAEPAKPADAQPAPPAPAAKGEESELDLSDLPSIDEINAATDITAFLRKGIPQELSRAALRRAWAADPAIRDFVGLAENAWDFNDPTAMPGFGPLDCSAEELAALVDRIVGGVREAVESLPDLSVESADSSEESHPTDTATAPDVVEPPGAAELPPIPAAVQPTVAERHADFAEPVRSRTHGGALPR from the coding sequence ATGAGCGAGGAAGAGTTCCTTGCACGCTGGTCCCGCCGCAAGCGCGAGCAGCGCGCGGACGTCGCGCCTGCGGAGCCGGCGAAGCCTGCCGACGCGCAACCCGCGCCGCCGGCGCCTGCCGCGAAGGGCGAGGAGAGCGAGCTCGATCTGTCTGATCTGCCGTCGATCGACGAGATCAATGCCGCGACCGACATCACCGCTTTCCTGCGCAAGGGTATTCCACAGGAGTTGAGCCGTGCGGCGCTTCGCCGCGCCTGGGCCGCCGACCCCGCCATCCGCGACTTCGTCGGGCTTGCGGAGAACGCATGGGATTTCAACGACCCGACCGCGATGCCGGGCTTTGGACCGCTGGATTGCTCCGCGGAGGAGCTGGCCGCGCTGGTCGATCGCATCGTCGGCGGCGTACGCGAGGCGGTGGAGTCATTGCCTGACCTATCCGTTGAATCAGCGGATTCATCGGAGGAATCCCATCCAACCGATACGGCAACCGCACCCGATGTCGTCGAGCCGCCGGGTGCGGCGGAACTCCCGCCAATACCTGCTGCGGTGCAACCGACGGTGGCCGAGAGACATGCGGATTTTGCCGAGCCGGTCCGGTCCCGCACACACGGTGGTGCACTGCCGCGCTGA